In Candidatus Binataceae bacterium, the DNA window TTTCCCGATCCGCATCATCCATGGGATCCGCCGGCGAGCGAGGCGCGGCGAATCAAGTGGCGCGACCTCGACCTGCCGCCGGGGCATCCGGGATCGCCCGACAAGATCGAGGCGATACTCGCGCAGAAGCCGCGGCATTGGCTCGAATGGTATCGCGGCACGTTTCACAACGATGAAGGCGGCGCGCGCGCGTTCGAGCCGGCGAAGCTGACCCATGACCAGGTGCGCGAAATCAACGCGCTCACGCATATCGAGAACGAGCTTATCGACGAAGCCTGCGGGCGCGTGCTCGCGTATATCGCAAGCCGCGGATGGGACGCCGATACCGACATTTTCTTCACGACCGATCACGGCGAGCTGCAAGGCGACTTCGGGCTGTTGTTCAAGGGGCCGTACCACGTCGATGCGCTGATGCATATTCCCCTTATCTGGCGGCCTGCGCCGAACGCGAGGATCGTGCCAGCGGAGATCGCGGAGCCGGTCGGGCAGCTCGACCTCGCGCCGACCTTCTGCCAAATCGCGGGTGTGCCGCTTCCGGAATGGATCGAGGGCAAGGCGCTGCCGACCGCGCCGGGCTCGGATCGACAACGAGTCATCACCGAATGGGACAGCCAGTTTGCGCAAATCGGGATCCATCTGCGCACGATCTATCGCGACGGCTACGTCTGCACGGTGTACGAGCCGACCACGCGCGACAACGGCTTCGATCTCGCGCGCGTGTACGCCGCGCTGCGCGTCAGTGATCCGCTGCCGGATATTCGCTACGACGGCAGCGAGGGCGAGCTCTACAACCTGGTCGAAGATCCGCGGCAATGGCGCA includes these proteins:
- a CDS encoding sulfatase-like hydrolase/transferase, encoding MGRKILFITTDQQRYDALGCNGGRIAQTPVADNLARHGINFRRAHNQNVVCMPARSTMITGQYVRTHGVYSNGVPLPLDAPSVAQYLHDRAGYRTALIGKAHFEPMIDLHGRWPETHMGRDGTHGPHRGFDWMELAMHGPMGSYHYTRWLQENFPHEVSGFVAMLSAESRGDTGAPETAYNPIPREHYHTDWVADRTIKWLGTLSEQDNWFAWMSFPDPHHPWDPPASEARRIKWRDLDLPPGHPGSPDKIEAILAQKPRHWLEWYRGTFHNDEGGARAFEPAKLTHDQVREINALTHIENELIDEACGRVLAYIASRGWDADTDIFFTTDHGELQGDFGLLFKGPYHVDALMHIPLIWRPAPNARIVPAEIAEPVGQLDLAPTFCQIAGVPLPEWIEGKALPTAPGSDRQRVITEWDSQFAQIGIHLRTIYRDGYVCTVYEPTTRDNGFDLARVYAALRVSDPLPDIRYDGSEGELYNLVEDPRQWRNLWNDAGYRKLRSDLIADLYDNLPPARDPLLKVESPV